GACCAGGACTTCTTTATCAACCTCATCGTTACCAAGCAGCGCGAGACATTGCCGTTCTGCGTCGGCCAGTTCTCCATCTTCAGTATAGATCTCGGCGAGCAGAAGACCTGCCCGGCGCACGACTTCACGTCCTTCCGGGTCAGACCTCACCCTGCCCCTCACCGACTCCTGCAGAATCTGCCGGGTCAAGACTCCCGCGCTGGCAAGCTCATCCACGGAAGCAAGCAGTCTGGCCTTCATCAGTTTGACACGGGCCGAATTTTCCCCCGCCAGTGAGGAATATCGGTCAAACCACACTCGGGCCTTTACCGTGGCGACATTCCTCCTGGAAAGAGAAAGGTCGAAGAGTCTCTGCAGAACCGGCAACTGTTGCCCGGAATCTAAATAATACTCCCTGAGGAGTTCCTCGGCTTCATACAAAAGCCCTTCCTCTTCAAGAAGATTGCTGAGTCCGAGGACTGCCTGCCCATATTCCCGAGATCTCTGAAATGGTGGGCGGTCGCCCCTTTCAGTGTCCCGGAAGTTGCCGAGAATCTCTTTATAGAGGCTGAACGCTTTGCCGAAGTCACAGGCCTTTCTGTAGGACTCGGCGGCCAGCAGAAGATCGGCGGGACTGACCACAAAATTGGAGCTCTCAAGTTGCTCAATCAACCCCGCCAATGCGACAAGATCGCCAAGTTCACCGGCCAGAACAATACATCGCCTCCTGATGTCATTCCGGTTCGGTGATAATGCGAGCAGTTTTTCATAATCAGCAAGCGCCTCTGCAGGTTGCTGCAGCTCCTCATGCAACTGACCCCGGCCTTCAAAAAGCGCCCAGCCTATGTAGCCGGCCCGCTGCAACTTCCCGTAATATTCGAGACTCTCCTGCAGCTCGCCAGAATCTCTCTTCATCTGTGCCAGTTTCAAAATAACCTGCATATCTTCCGGAACAAGCTCATGCAATAGCTGCAGGGCCTCGACCTGTTCTTTTATTCTGCCAAGACGGCCGAGAAGGTCGGCAATGGCCCTGAAAACTTCAGGGCGGTTCGGAGCAAGTCTGGAGATGTGCCCCCACATGAACAGGGCCCCCTCCAGTTGTCCGGCAGCAAGAAGATCTGATGCCAACTGGTTAAGAATCGCAGGATCGTCAGGAGTTATGGCCAGAATCCGGCGATACAGTGCAACCGTATCGGTCCCCAGCGCGATATTAATATTGATAATCGACCGGAGTGCATCCAGATCATCCGGACGCAACTGGACATATCTTTCAAAATACGGCAGGGCCTCGGCAAAACGGTCGGTTTGCACGTATATTCTGCAGATTTTGGCCAGGAGTGAATGGTTGTGTTCATCATTTTCAAGCAGAGACAGGAGATGTTCCAGAGCCTTGTCATACTGCCCCCGGTTCTCGTAATAAATGGCCAGTCGTCCCCTGGCCTCACGATGGTCCGGATCAATGTTAAGTATTTTCTGCCAGTACTGGACCGCCGTCTTGTAACGCTCGAGACGTTCATGGATCCTGGCGGTCATCAGCAGGATATCAAGCCCGGATGTTCGGTCAGCGGCAAGCTCGACCAGAAGCTTTCTGGCTGTTTCCAGTTTCCCGATTTCAAAAGCGAGACTGGCAAGGGCGATTTTGACTCCCCGATCATTCGGTTTCAGGTCGAAAATTTTTTTTATCAGAGGATATGCTTCTTTTTTACGCCCCCCTTCGACCAGGCTCTGGGCCATTCCCGACAATGCCACCAGATCTCCGGAATTCCGGGAATAATTCCTGGTAAACAGATCAAGCGCCCTGCTGAAATGGCCCTGGCCGCGCAATGCGATGGCAAGGGCATTCAGGTAGATACTTTTTTCGGGATACGATTCACACAGCAGTTCCAGATTTTTTACGGCCTGCTCCCAGTCACCGATCCTGATGAGAAGCCAGCAGAACTCCCAGCGTGCTTCCTCAAGCTTCGGCTTTACCGCAAGAAGCTCATCGTATCTGGCCGCACCACCTTTAAAATCACCAGCCCTGACCAGCCCTCGCCCTTCGTCCCATAATTTTTTCCATGGCGGGAGAGTAACTCCCTGCATCGAGAGTTCCACCTCCGGGATCGGAGACGGGATGACCAGAAGATCCCCCAGAGCGGCCTGAGCTTTGACCGGGTTAAGACACCACAGCAGAAAAGTGAACATAAGTGACAAGAAAAGAGCCATTACCGGTCCTGAACGGAAGATTTTCCCCGGAAAACACCTTCCTGGTCGCAATTCTGTTCTGCGAATGTCGTTTTCAGTCATAGAATGCGGATATCCGTTCAACTACATATTCCTGCATTTGATCGGTCAGTTCCGGATAAATCGGTAAGGCAAGAGTTTCTCGTGCCGCCTTTTCCGACTCAGGATAAGAAAGCGTGTCATACCCCATCCCGACCAGACATTTCTGCTGATGCAGAGGAATCGGGTAATAGATCTCAGCGCCGATGTTTTCAGACTTCAGATACTCCAGCAATTGATCCCGTTTTTCGACCCGGATCACATACTGATTGTAGATATGATAATCCGGGGAAACCCCACTCTTTTCAGCCGCTTCGCGATACACGGCAACGGGAAGCCCAACCTGCTCACCTGCCAGCCCCTTATCGCGGAACAGCCGGTTGTAGAGTTCACCATTTTCCCGGCGGGCGCGATGCCAATCCGGAAGGTGCGGCAATTTCACATTCAGCACAACCGCCTGAACGGGATCGAGCCGAAAATTGCCGCCGACTATGGCATGATGATATTTCGGCTCCCCACCATGGACCCTGATCACCCGGATGAGGTGAGCAAGTTCAGGGTCGCTCAAGACGATCATGCCCCCGTCACCGATCCCGCCAAGATTTTTGCTGGGGAAAAAGGAAAAACAGCCGGCCGTGCCCATGGCACCGGCTCTATGCCATGCCATTCCACCCTTTCCGGGAATTGGACAGGAAGCTCCGATCGCCTGGGCCGCATCCTCGAGCACAGGGATTCCATATCGCGCCGAAATATCCAGAATTCTCGCCATATCGGCACACTGCCCGTACAGATGCACCGGCAGAATAACTTTCACTTTTTTCGCGGTTTCCGGCTCTTCCACAAGGATCCTTTCGATTTCGTCCGGATCAACATTATAGCTCACCGGATCAATATCGACAAAGAGTGGCCGGGCCCCGAGCCTTAAAACACAGCCCATGGTTGCGAAGAAGGTATATGGAGTGGTCAGAACCAGGTCCCCCGGCCCGACACCCATCGCCATCAGTGCGGCGAGCAAGGCATCGGTGCCGCTGGCAACCCCGATGGCATACGAAGTCCCGCAATACTCTGCCACATTTTTTTCAAACTCCTCAACCTTGGGCCCGAGGATATAACCGGTCGAGTCCACAACTTCGGTGACTGCTTCAAGTATCTGTTTCCGCAAAGGCTGCAGCTGCTTTTTCAGGTCCAAAAGGGGTACGTTCATCTCTTCTCTCTGATCGTGTATGGGTTTGGATTTTTTCCGGGAACAGGAATGTTCCTCATGGACAACCGGGTCCCGGTTCGATTGCTCACCCGCCGCGACGCCAGCTGGTGAGTATCTCGTC
The Pseudomonadota bacterium DNA segment above includes these coding regions:
- a CDS encoding tetratricopeptide repeat protein; the encoded protein is MALFLSLMFTFLLWCLNPVKAQAALGDLLVIPSPIPEVELSMQGVTLPPWKKLWDEGRGLVRAGDFKGGAARYDELLAVKPKLEEARWEFCWLLIRIGDWEQAVKNLELLCESYPEKSIYLNALAIALRGQGHFSRALDLFTRNYSRNSGDLVALSGMAQSLVEGGRKKEAYPLIKKIFDLKPNDRGVKIALASLAFEIGKLETARKLLVELAADRTSGLDILLMTARIHERLERYKTAVQYWQKILNIDPDHREARGRLAIYYENRGQYDKALEHLLSLLENDEHNHSLLAKICRIYVQTDRFAEALPYFERYVQLRPDDLDALRSIININIALGTDTVALYRRILAITPDDPAILNQLASDLLAAGQLEGALFMWGHISRLAPNRPEVFRAIADLLGRLGRIKEQVEALQLLHELVPEDMQVILKLAQMKRDSGELQESLEYYGKLQRAGYIGWALFEGRGQLHEELQQPAEALADYEKLLALSPNRNDIRRRCIVLAGELGDLVALAGLIEQLESSNFVVSPADLLLAAESYRKACDFGKAFSLYKEILGNFRDTERGDRPPFQRSREYGQAVLGLSNLLEEEGLLYEAEELLREYYLDSGQQLPVLQRLFDLSLSRRNVATVKARVWFDRYSSLAGENSARVKLMKARLLASVDELASAGVLTRQILQESVRGRVRSDPEGREVVRRAGLLLAEIYTEDGELADAERQCLALLGNDEVDKEVLVLLLRIYHIAEEREAAGSIFDLLISSSGGVLELLELAQLLKKYDLPGYQAIAAEKAMLEAPQSSRAGYLMALAMQASGRADKTIDLLRKLMEKYPENVSLSVLVAKGYFLTRENALSIEKCDEILERYPGRMDMEFLKARAVLATGNRAGVEQSRARLFPERTDDILARELAQAGLEMTVTKKKRSLWQVVTFSSTEQPGLAEQLMSAASLIDNATEKSRKTNSIAVRYFAQWNWEKAFGTLVSGS
- a CDS encoding DegT/DnrJ/EryC1/StrS family aminotransferase — encoded protein: MNVPLLDLKKQLQPLRKQILEAVTEVVDSTGYILGPKVEEFEKNVAEYCGTSYAIGVASGTDALLAALMAMGVGPGDLVLTTPYTFFATMGCVLRLGARPLFVDIDPVSYNVDPDEIERILVEEPETAKKVKVILPVHLYGQCADMARILDISARYGIPVLEDAAQAIGASCPIPGKGGMAWHRAGAMGTAGCFSFFPSKNLGGIGDGGMIVLSDPELAHLIRVIRVHGGEPKYHHAIVGGNFRLDPVQAVVLNVKLPHLPDWHRARRENGELYNRLFRDKGLAGEQVGLPVAVYREAAEKSGVSPDYHIYNQYVIRVEKRDQLLEYLKSENIGAEIYYPIPLHQQKCLVGMGYDTLSYPESEKAARETLALPIYPELTDQMQEYVVERISAFYD